A window of Trichoderma atroviride chromosome 3, complete sequence contains these coding sequences:
- a CDS encoding uncharacterized protein (TransMembrane:1 (o465-487i)): protein MADTKIVVVGAGPVGSLAALYAAKRGHQVEVYELRPDLRDPSIVPLNFTKSINLALSERGLYAMKQSGEPQLVDHVMSATIPMRGRMIHGQSPNGTLYEHSQNYGVDDQAINAIDRGSLNSRLLDILDSMPNVKLFFNHKLTGADFKTNKAWFEARDKDFAANGRPREIEITFDLMIGADGAHSAVRYHLMKFTRMDYQQEYIDTLWCEFHLPPRPVDDNEKDPNAKFRISPNHLHIWPGKDFMFIAIPSENGSFTCTLFIPSAEISELERDPSTVPAFFDKHFPGVTALIPGPDLIKSFETNPHLPLISLKCKPYHHGSSGVIVGDAAHAMVPFYGQGMNAGMEDVRILFSILDKHANLDESNNPDGELIHSAETSAFQRSLALAEYSAIRAKDAYAINNLALENYVEMRSSVLSRRYRLRKYLEEFMSVHFPSFGWQTKYSRVSFGNEGYADVIRKSDRQGQILMQSFLALVSSPVVLTALVLMYKRRGSLLSFVRGLFSWN from the exons ATGGCGGACACTAagattgttgttgttggcgcCGGCCCTGTTGGGTCGTTGGCGGCGCTCTATGCCGCCAAGAGAGGCCACCAAGTCGAAGTTTATGAGTTGCGGCCGG ATCTTCGCGATCCGAGCATAGTGCCGCTCAACTTCACAAAGTCCATCAACTTGGCTTTGTCTGAGCGAGGACTCTATGCTATGAAGCAGTCTGGAGAGCCACAGCTTGTTGACCATGTAATGTCCGCAACTATTCCCATGCGTGGGCGGATGATTCATGGACAGTCGCCGAATGGAACTCTATACGAGCATTCTCAAAACTATGGTGTAGATGATCAG GCTATCAATGCGATTGACCGAGGAAGCCTCAACTCTCGGCTACTAGACATCCTAGACTCTATGCCCAAtgtcaagctcttcttcaaccacAAGCTTACCGGAGCTGATTTCAAAACCAACAAGGCTTGGTTTGAGGCACGCGACAAAGATTTCGCCGCCAATGGCCGCCCCCGAGAAATTGAGATTACTTTTGACCTCATGATTGGCGCGGATGGTGCACACTCTGCCGTTCGCTATCACTTGATGAAGTTTACCAGAATGGACTACCAGCAAGAGTACATCGACACCTTGTGGTGTGAattccatcttcctcctcgtcctgtGGATGACAACGAAAAGGACCCCAATGCAAAGTTCCGCATTTCGCCGAACCATTTGCACATCTGGCCCGGCAAGGACTTTATGTTCATTGCCATTCCTAGCGAG AATGGCTCGTTTACTTGCACTCTATTCATACCCAGCGCTGAGATTTCTGAGTTGGAGAGAGATCCTTCCACCGTGCCAGCTTTCTTTGACAAACACTTTCCCGGAGTCACGGCCCTAATACCAGGACCAGACCTCATCAAGTCATTCGAGACAAACCCTCACTTACCGTTAATCAGCCTCAAGTGCAAGCCCTACCACCATGGCTCCTCTGGAGTCATTGTTGGTGACGCCGCCCACGCCATGGTGCCCTTTTACGGCCAGGGCATGAATGCCGGCATGGAAGACGTTcgcattctcttctccatcctcgacaaGCACGCGAATCTCGACGAGAGCAACAACCCTGACGGTGAGCTCATCCATTCTGCCGAGACGTCGGCTTTCCAGCGCTCTCTCGCCTTGGCAGAGTACTCGGCAATCCGAGCCAAAGACGCCTATGCCATCAACAACCTGGCGCTCGAAAACTACGTCGAGATGAGATCGTCCGTTCTTTCACGGCGTTACAGGCTGCGCAAGTATCTCGAGGAGTTTATGAGCGTCCACTTCCCGTCCTTTGGCTGGCAGACCAAGTACTCCAGAGTCAGCTTCGGCAACGAGGGATACGCCGACGTGATCCGCAAGAGCGACCGCCAGGGCCAGATTCTGATGCAGAGCTTTCTTGCGCTCGTCTCGAGCCCGGTTGTCTTGACGGCACTTGTGCTGATGTATAAGCGCCGAGGATCTCTCCTATCGTTTGTGCGTGGGCTGTTTAGTTGGAATTAA
- a CDS encoding uncharacterized protein (BUSCO:EOG092D0IU7), with protein MRAFGTARWLNCHLFGDAQKAASGARNFQAAILPLAVQSQLRAFSASSQRCNAAQEALKKAQNDAASLTPEYVAANMDPAEAQRLERVRNIGIAAHIDSGKTTVTERVLFYTGRIKAIHEVRGKDSVGAKMDSMELEREKGITIQSAATFCDWKKTVNGKEELYHVNLIDTPGHIDFTIEVERALRVLDGAVMILCAVSGVQSQTITVDRQMKRYDVPRISFVNKMDRMGANPWKAVEQINSKLKIPAAAIQIPIGAEDEFEGVVDIIEMKAMYFEGPRGTKVRVTDQVPANLQELAAEKRQVLIEKLADVDDEMAELYLDEQEPTNDQIKAAIRRATTALKFSPVMMGSALADKGIQPMLDAVCDYLPNPGQIENTALDKSKGEEMVKLVPYNSLPFVGLAFKLEENNYGQLTYIRVYQGTLSKGTYLYNSRTDKKVRIPRIVRMHSNEMEDVSEVGAGEICAVFGVDCASGDTFTDGGLPYTMSSMFVPDAVMSLSIKPKRSGDADNFSKAMNRFQREDPTFRVHVDAESEETIISGMGELHLEVYVERLKREYKTECVTGQPRVAYRETISRRADFDYLLKRQSGGPGDFARVAGYIEPNDKPDENHYESQVVGGHIPDKFLSACSKGFELSCEKGPLLGHHVIGSKMIINDGQTHVTDSSDYAFSLATQMAFRKAFPEAGGQVLEPLMKTTITAPNEFQGNILMLMNKRNATINDTEIGSEDFILTCDCSLNAMFGFSSQLRAATQGKGEFSMEFSHYAPAPPHLQKELIAKYEAELDAKRTK; from the exons ATGAGGGCATTTGGGACTGCCAGATGGCTTAATTGCCATCTGTTTGGGGATGCCCAGAaggcagcttctggagctcGCAATTTCCAGGCTGCGATTCTTCCCTTGGCTGTCCAAAGCCAGCTGCGAGCCTTCAGCGCATCGTCTCAGCGATGTAATGCTGCGCAGGAAGC TTTGAAAAAAGCCCAGAATGATGCTGCCAGTCTGACGCCCGAATATGTTGCCGCCAACATGGATCCCGCAGAGGCTCAACGTCTCGAAAGAGTTCGCAACATTGGTATTGCG GCACACATTGACAGTGGCAAAACTACGGTAACGGAACGAGTTCTCTTCTACACTGGACGAATCAAGGCAATCCACGAGGTTCGAGGCAAGGATTCCGTCGGCGCCAAGATGGACTCTATGGAACTGGAACGAGAAAAAGGTATCACTATTCAGTCTGCAGCTACGTTCTGCGACTGGAAGAAAACGGTAAACGGAAAGGAAGAATTGTATCATGTCAACTTGATCGACACTCCCGGCCATATTGACTTCACCATCGAGGTCGAGCGTGCTCTGCGCGTGCTCGATGGTGCCGTCATGATTCTCTGTGCTGTCAGCGGTGTTCAGTCTCAAACGATTACGGTCGATCGCCAAATGAAGCGCTACGATGTTCCCAGAATCTCCTTTGTCAACAAGATGGACCGCATGGGTGCCAACCCCTGGAAGGCCGTCGAACAGATCAActccaagctcaagatcCCCGCGGCTGCCATTCAGATCCCCATCGGCGCTGAAGACGAATTCGAGGGTGTCGTTGACATTATCGAGATGAAGGCCATGTACTTTGAAGGTCCCCGTGGTACCAAGGTCCGAGTTACCGACCAGGTCCCTGCCAATCTTCAGGAGCTTGCCGCCGAGAAGCGACAGGTCCtgattgagaagctggccgacGTTGATGACGAAATGGCCGAGCTGTATCTCGACGAACAGGAACCCACCAACGACCAGATCAAGGCTGCTATTCGCCGCGCTACGACTGCCCTCAAATTCTCTCCTGTCATGATGGGTTCTGCACTGGCCGATAAGGGTATCCAGCCCatgctggatgctgtttGCGACTACCTGCCTAACCCCGGTCAGATTGAAAACACTGCTCTGGACAAGtccaagggagaagagatggtCAAATTGGTTCCTTACAACTCTCTGCCTTTTGTCGGTCTTGCTTTCAAGCTCGAGGAGAACAACTACGGCCAGCTCACGTACATCCGTGTCTACCAGGGAACGCTCAGCAAGGGCACCTACCTGTACAACTCCCGAACTGACAAGAAGGTCCGCATTCCCCGTATTGTTCGCATGCACTCCAACGAGATGGAGGACGTCAGCGAGGTCGGCGCTGGTGAAATCTGCGCCGTGTTCGGTGTCGACTGCGCCTCTGGTGATACCTTTACCGATGGTGGTCTCCCTTATACCATGTCTTCCATGTTTGTTCCCGATGCCGTCATGTCTTTGTCGATCAAGCCCAAGCGTTCTGGCGATGCCGACAACTTCAGCAAGGCTATGAACCGATTCCAGCGCGAGGATCCGACTTTCCGTGTCCACGTTGACGCCGAGAGTGAGGAGACTATCATTTCCGGTATGGGTGAACTGCACCTCGAAGTCTATGTTGAGCGTCTGAAGCGAGAGTACAAGACCGAGTGTGTCACTGGCCAACCTCGCGTCGCCTACCGTGAGACGATTTCCCGCCGTGCTGATTTCGACTACCTCCTCAAGCGACAGAGCGGTGGTCCTGGTGACTTTGCCCGCGTTGCTGGTTACATCGAGCCCAATGACAAGCCCGACGAGAACCACTATGAGAGCCAGGTTGTCGGCGGCCACATTCCCGATAAGTTCCTGTCTGCCTGTTCCAAGGGCTTCGAGCTCTCCTGTGAAAAGGGACCCCTGCTGGGCCACCACGTCATTGGCTCCAAGATGATTATCAACGACGGCCAGACCCACGTTACCGATTCTTCCGATTACGCTTTCAGCTTGGCTACCCAGATGGCCTTCCGCAAGGCCTTCCCCGAGGCCGGTGGCCAGGTCCTCGAGCCCCTGATGAAGACGACCATTACCGCCCCCAACGAGTTCCAAGGAAACATTCTCATGTTGATGAACAAGCGCAACGCTACGATTAACGATACCGAGATTGGCAGCGAAGACTTTATCCTGACCTGTGACTGCAGCTTGAACGCCATGTTTGGCTTCAGCTCGCAGCTGCGTGCCGCCACGCAGGGCAAGGGTGAATTCAGCATGGAGTTTAGCCACTATGCCCCTGCTCCTCCTCACTTGCA GAAGGAGCTGATTGCCAAGTACGAGGCCGAGCTCGACGCCAAGAGAACCAAATAA
- a CDS encoding uncharacterized protein (EggNog:ENOG41), whose amino-acid sequence MSAVKNLRAMFENKGDASPTDEDRGRSLGVSSPSPTPGALSGSPRPLNKVRSSFVAIERNGVIGLVRDNGSASRDSSARPSLDIPREPAPTSQDKPPMSSASVASMSSAMDKLSAGVARASFELRGAVSDQPSHNPDKVMDEETPTGILSPADPLTAKAEAEPESAPESAPESAPESAPEDAPEAVPTPEAEPEKPAPKEAVPASGARPAAQKTTKITKPAAAKSVAKPGATKAATTTLRTAATRTAAAPKAAAKAIPKPAATASKATTDASRRAGVRPTQKAAESSAVKRESSAAARSTATTRPRVGAATSAVKKPLASTAAARPRTKSPTKPVGLPSSLTAPTASSVSKTGAAAGTTQAGQTNSRQSLSRQGVHASGRAASSAGTAKRPTSRARPSIGPPPAKPARETTKKAKDVDEGFLARMMRPTQASTSKFQEPTTPPQEVWISSWIPTLHRWNGGIRSFGR is encoded by the exons ATGAGCGCGGTCAAGAACCTGCGAGCCATGTTCGAGAACAAAGGGGACGCGAGCCCAACGGACGAAGATAGAGGTAGATCCCTTGGTGTTTCTAGTCCCTCTCCAACCCCAGGAG CTCTCAGCGGCTCCCCACGGCCGCTCAATAAGGTGCGAAGCAGCTTTGTGGCCATTGAGCGCAACGGCGTCATCGGCTTGGTTAGAGACAACGGCTCCGCCTCTCGCGACTCTTCCGCCCGACCCAGCCTCGACATCCCCCGCGAACCCGCCCCGACGAGCCAGGACAAACCGCCAATGTCGTCTGCATCCGTTGCCAGCATGAGCTCCGCCATGGACAAGTTGTCCGCGGGCGTTGCCAGAGCTTCCTTTGAGCTCCGGGGAGCTGTGTCGGACCAGCCGAGCCACAACCCCGACAAGGTCATGGACGAAGAGACTCCCACCGGCATCCTGTCGCCAGCAGATCCGCTCACCGCaaaggctgaggctgagccCGAATCTGCACCCGAATCCGCGCCCGAGTCTGCGCCCGAGTCTGCCCCGGAGGATGCGCCCGAGGCTGTGCCTACGCCTGAAGCTGAACCCGAGAAGCCGGCGCCCAAGGAAGCTGTTCCCGCCAGCGGCGCTCGTCCTGCCGCGCAGAAAACAACCAAGATCACGAAGCCAGCAGCTGCCAAGTCTGTCGCCAAGCCTGGGGCCACAAAGGCTGCTACAACCACCTTAAGGACCGCTGCTACACgaacagctgcagctcctaAAGCGGCTGCCAAAGCCATCCCCAAGCCAGCGGCTACTGCTTCCAAGGCTACTACGGATGCCTCCAGGAGAGCGGGCGTCAGACCAACACAGAAGGCCGCAGAATCCTCTGCTGTGAAGAGAGAgtcatctgctgcagctagGTCAACTGCCACTACAAGGCCCAGGGTTGGAGCGGCAACCTCTGCCGTCAAGAAACCCCTGGCCAGCACTGCTGCCGCCAGGCCGAGGACCAAGTCCCCCACCAAACCGGTTGgccttccttcttctcttactGCTCCCACTGCCTCCTCCGTCTCCAAGACTGGCGCGGCAGCTGGAACGACCCAGGCTGGACAGACCAATTCACGCCAATCGCTCAGCCGACAGGGCGTGCATGCATCTGGCCGAGCTGCTTCCAGCGCCGGAACAGCTAAGCGACCTACTTCGCGTGCTCGGCCAAGCATTGGCCCACCGCCCGCCAAACCTGCTCGTGAAACAaccaagaaggccaaggatgTGGATGAGGGCTTCTTGGCTCGCATGATGCGACCTACCCAAGCTTCCACTAGCAAATTCCAGGAGCCGACCACGCCCCCCCAAGAAGTCTGGATCTCGAGCTGGATCCCGACCCTCCACCGCTGGAACGGTGGCATCAGGAGCTTCGGACGGTAG
- a CDS encoding uncharacterized protein (MEROPS:MER0001342), which produces MAAEPPAKKKCLGADCDNEAGALQCPTCLKLGIKDSFFCAQDCFKRNWSTHKSLHKSQITGYYNPFPSFPFAGTLRPVYPLSEHRTIPKSIPHPTWWQDGDPKYSRSLVNRNKIDVHDAKGIAAMRKVCRLAREVLDLAAAAAKPGVTTDFIDELVHKACIERESYPSPLNYNHFPKSCCTSVNEVICHGIPDQRILLDGDILNIDISLYHGGYHADLNETYYIGDRAKADPDSVRVVEAARESLDEAIKAVKPGVLIREFGNIIEKVAKQKDCSVIRTYCGHGVGKLFHCPPNVPHYAKNKAVGECKVGMTFTIEPMIALGKYRDITWPDNWTSTTIDGKRTAQFEHTLLVTEDGCEILTARTADSPGGPIPMPEKVANGE; this is translated from the exons atggccgccGAACCCcccgccaagaagaagtgcCTAGGCGCAGACTGCGATAACGAGGCTGGCGCGCTGCAGTGCCCGACATGTTTGAAGCTTGGCATCAAGGACAGCTTCTTCTGTGCCCAGGATTGCTTCAAGAGGAACTGG AGCACCCACAAGTCCCTGCACAAATCACAAA TCACCGGCTACTACAATCCTTTCCCGAGCTTCCCCTTCGCCGGCACGCTGCGCCCCGTCTATCCTCTGTCCGAGCATCGTACCATTCCCAAGTCGATTCCTCATCCCACTTGGTGGCAAGACGGCGACCCCAAGTACAGCCGGTCACTGGTCAACCGCAACAAGATCGATGTCCACGATGCAAAGGGCATTGCTGCGATGCGCAAGGTCTGCAGGCTAGCGCGTGAGGTCCTCGatcttgccgccgccgcagccaagcCCGGCGTCACGACCGACTTCATCGACGAGCTTGTTCACAAGGCTTGCATAGAGCGCGAG TCTTACCCTTCACCCCTCAACTACAACCACTTCCCCAAATCATGCTGTACTTCCGTCAACGAAGTCATCTGCCACGGTATTCCCGATCAGCGCATTCTCCTCGACGGCGATATCCTCAACATTGACATCAGCTTGTACCATGGTGGATACCACGCCGATCTTAACGAGACATACTACATTGGCGACAGGGCCAAGGCCGATCCCGACAGCGTAAGAGTAGTGGAGGCAGCACGTGAGTCTctcgacgaggccatcaaggccgtcaAGCCGGGCGTCCTGATCCGAGAGTTTGGAAACATTATCGAAAAGGTTGCAAAGCAAAAGGATTGCAGCGTAATTAGAACGTACTGCGGCCACGGCGTCGGAAAGCTCTTCCACTGCCCGCCCAACGTCCCGCACTATGCCAAGAACAAGGCTGTGGGTGAGTGCAAGGTTGGAATGACCTTTACCATTGAACCCATGATCGCTCTGGGCAAGTACAGAGATATCACTTGGCCCGACAACTGGACCAGCACAACCATTGACGGAAAGCGAACAGCCCAGTTCG AGCACACACTTCTTGTTACGGAAGACGGCTGCGAGATTCTTACGGCACGGACGGCCGACTCGCCGGGTGGGCCGATTCCCATGCCGGAGAAGGTGGCCAATGGAGAGTAA
- a CDS encoding uncharacterized protein (EggNog:ENOG41) has translation MSSASVASMSSAMDKLSAGVARASFELRGAVSDQPSHNPDKVMDEETPTGILSPADPLTAKAEAEPESAPESAPESAPESAPEDAPEAVPTPEAEPEKPAPKEAVPASGARPAAQKTTKITKPAAAKSVAKPGATKAATTTLRTAATRTAAAPKAAAKAIPKPAATASKATTDASRRAGVRPTQKAAESSAVKRESSAAARSTATTRPRVGAATSAVKKPLASTAAARPRTKSPTKPVGLPSSLTAPTASSVSKTGAAAGTTQAGQTNSRQSLSRQGVHASGRAASSAGTAKRPTSRARPSIGPPPAKPARETTKKAKDVDEGFLARMMRPTQASTSKFQEPTTPPQEVWISSWIPTLHRWNGGIRSFGR, from the coding sequence ATGTCGTCTGCATCCGTTGCCAGCATGAGCTCCGCCATGGACAAGTTGTCCGCGGGCGTTGCCAGAGCTTCCTTTGAGCTCCGGGGAGCTGTGTCGGACCAGCCGAGCCACAACCCCGACAAGGTCATGGACGAAGAGACTCCCACCGGCATCCTGTCGCCAGCAGATCCGCTCACCGCaaaggctgaggctgagccCGAATCTGCACCCGAATCCGCGCCCGAGTCTGCGCCCGAGTCTGCCCCGGAGGATGCGCCCGAGGCTGTGCCTACGCCTGAAGCTGAACCCGAGAAGCCGGCGCCCAAGGAAGCTGTTCCCGCCAGCGGCGCTCGTCCTGCCGCGCAGAAAACAACCAAGATCACGAAGCCAGCAGCTGCCAAGTCTGTCGCCAAGCCTGGGGCCACAAAGGCTGCTACAACCACCTTAAGGACCGCTGCTACACgaacagctgcagctcctaAAGCGGCTGCCAAAGCCATCCCCAAGCCAGCGGCTACTGCTTCCAAGGCTACTACGGATGCCTCCAGGAGAGCGGGCGTCAGACCAACACAGAAGGCCGCAGAATCCTCTGCTGTGAAGAGAGAgtcatctgctgcagctagGTCAACTGCCACTACAAGGCCCAGGGTTGGAGCGGCAACCTCTGCCGTCAAGAAACCCCTGGCCAGCACTGCTGCCGCCAGGCCGAGGACCAAGTCCCCCACCAAACCGGTTGgccttccttcttctcttactGCTCCCACTGCCTCCTCCGTCTCCAAGACTGGCGCGGCAGCTGGAACGACCCAGGCTGGACAGACCAATTCACGCCAATCGCTCAGCCGACAGGGCGTGCATGCATCTGGCCGAGCTGCTTCCAGCGCCGGAACAGCTAAGCGACCTACTTCGCGTGCTCGGCCAAGCATTGGCCCACCGCCCGCCAAACCTGCTCGTGAAACAaccaagaaggccaaggatgTGGATGAGGGCTTCTTGGCTCGCATGATGCGACCTACCCAAGCTTCCACTAGCAAATTCCAGGAGCCGACCACGCCCCCCCAAGAAGTCTGGATCTCGAGCTGGATCCCGACCCTCCACCGCTGGAACGGTGGCATCAGGAGCTTCGGACGGTAG
- a CDS encoding mitochondrial 37S ribosomal protein uS8m: protein MPSILNIAHMCSHLQNASKARLGLTSVANNKYNLHLALALHRSGFFSSVYRAGAQPPTAEQMVAQVPEPVTNATVAQMRIWLGLKYWEGRPVLNKASVISKPSRLMTVDVQELGRLTRGFPTKVKGGMVQGLGVGECMFVSTSRGGVGG from the coding sequence ATGCCGTCCATACTCAACATCGCACACATGTGCTCCCACCTCCAAAACGCCTCCAAGGCCCGCCTCGGCCTCACCTCCGTCGCCAACAACAAATACAACCTGcacctcgccctcgccctgcACCGCtccggcttcttctcctccgtcTACCGCGCGGGCGCCCAGCCGCCGACCGCCGAGCAAATGGTCGCCCAGGTCCCCGAGCCCGTCACAAACGCCACCGTCGCGCAGATGCGCATCTGGCTCGGCCTCAAGTACTGGGAGGGCCGGCCCGTGCTCAACAAGGCCTCGGTGATTAGCAAGCCGTCGCGGCTGATGACGGTGGACGTGCAGGAGCTGGGGAGGCTGACGAGGGGGTTCCCGACCAAGGTCAAGGGCGGGATGGTGCAGGGCTTGGGGGTGGGCGAGTGTATGTTTGTTTCGACGTCGAGGGGGGGTGTTGGAGGTTAG
- a CDS encoding uncharacterized protein (EggNog:ENOG41~MEROPS:MER0005350~SECRETED:SignalP(1-19)~TransMembrane:1 (n3-14c19/20o466-487i)) — protein MKASPLAAAGVALASTAQAQVVQFDIQKRDGPNLRDLGRRAATINGVLSNQQIQGGYFLNVEVGTPPQNITLQLDTGSSDVWVPSSSADICTQVSQRNPGCTFGSFDSDKSTSLRTVGKDEFDITYVDNSFSKGDYIQDDFHIGGVTVSNLTMGLGLDSSIANGLIGVGYINDEASLSTIRSTYPNLPVVLQQEKLINTVAYSLWLNDLDASAGSILFGGIDTEKYQGDLTKINIQRADNSNVFTEFAVELFEVQATSPSGTDTLSTSVDSLVAVLDSGTTLTYLPQDMAEQAWKEVGASFNEEFGLAVVPCSIRNVNGHFSFTFAGADGPKINVTMAELALDLFSGGPQPKFSSGPNQGQSVCEFGIQNTTGSPFLLGDTFLRSAFVVYDLVNNEIAIAPTNFNSTKTNVVAFASSGAPIPSATSAPNQSKSGPSSGTGGMSAASGFQDSDNAAPYTSAFSGPGAIIVGMTIGYTLLGGAIFGAGWL, from the exons ATGAAGGCCTCACCCCTGGCCGCTGCCGGCGTAGCCCTGGCTTCTACTGCCCAGGCACAAGTCGTCCAGTTCGACATCCAGAAGCGAGACGGGCCGAACCTGAGAGATCTAGGCCGCCGGGCTGCAACCATCAACGGCGTTCTTTCAAACCAGCAGATCCAGGGCGGATACTTCCTCAACGTCGAGGTTGGAACACCCCCTCAGAACATTACCCTTCAGCTGGACACAGGCAGTAGTGATGTCTGGGTACCTTCTTCAAGCGCCGACATCTGTACCCAGGTCTCTCAGAGGAATCCTGGCTGCACCTTTGGAAGCT TTGACTCTGATAAGTCCACTAGCTTGAGAACTGTTGGAAAGGACGAATTCGATATTACCTATGTCGACAACTCATTTTCCAAGGGCGACTACATCCAAGACGACTTCCACATCGGTGGCGTGACTGTCTCCAATCTAACCatgggccttggcctggactCATCCATCGCCAATGGCCTCATCGGAGTCGGCTATATCAACGACGAGGCTTCTCTCAGCACAATACGATCCACCTACCCGAACCTTCCGGTTGTCTTACAACAGGAGAAGCTAATCAACACCGTCGCCTACAGTCTGTGGCTAAACGACCTTGATGCCAGCGCGGGCTCCATCCTATTTGGCGGTATCGACACGGAAAAGTACCAGGGCGATCTCACAAAAATCAACATTCAACGTGCTGACAACAGCAATGTCTTCACCGAGTTTGCGGTCGAGCTCTTTGAGGTGCAAGCCACAAGCCCTTCTGGAACCGATACGCTCAGCACGAGTGTGGACTCTCTGGTCGCCGTTCTGGACTCGGGAACGACTCTGACCTATCTGCCGCAGGACATGGCCGAGCAGGCATGGAAGGAAGTGGGCGCCAGCTTCAACGAGGAATTCGGCTTGGCTGTTGTCCCCTGCTCAATCCGAAATGTCAATGGACACTTCTCTTTCACTTTTGCTGGTGCCGACGGCCCCAAGATCAACGTCACCATGGCCGAGCTTGCCCTCGACCTCTTTAGCGGCGGCCCTCAGCCCAAGTTTTCCTCGGGACCCAACCAGGGTCAGTCTGTTTGCGAATTTGGCATCCAGAACACGACTGGCTCCCCTTTCTTGCTGGGCGATACTTTCCTCCGCTCTGCGTTTGTTGTCTACGACCTGGTCAACAACGAGATTGCCATTGCTCCGACAAACTTCAACTCCACAAAGACCAACGTTGTTGCTTTCGCCAGCAGTGGCGCTCCTATCCCGTCCGCCACCAGCGCCCCCAACCAGAGCAAATCTGGCCCCTCCTCAGGAACGGGCGGCATGTCTGCTGCTAGTGGCTTCCAGGATAGCGACAACGCTGCGCCTTATACGAGCGCCTTTTCCGGCCCTGGAGCAATTATCGTCGGCATGACCATCGGCTACACTCTCCTTGGAGGCGCTATTTTcggcgctggctggctgtAA